The window tattaaaaagttacttataatattttgaaaaactatTTATCAtaaacttttaataaaaaaaaaatttaggggTTTAAAAAAAGATTTAGGACTCGCTATAATTATTGAATCGGCCCTGAGGACTCGCTATAATTATTGAATCGGCCCCGTAGGGTGTGACTGGTAACCATCAAGGAACATTAGGAATGATTAGGAAAAAAATGAATAGGAATAAAATTTGGGAACGATGAGGAACAAGagttccttatcaaaattaacAAGGAACAAATTTGCAttataattctctacaaaaaaaggaATGAGAAGGAATGAAGAGGAAAAAATATTCCTCACGAATGGTAACATTTTTGAGAAACATTAAGGAATGCAGTGTTCCTCTTCGTTCTCTTGGTTACCATTTAAACCCGTAGGGTTTAATAAGGAATACATGTTAGACTTGTGGTGTGAGccgtttaataatatatataaacttacCGAAAGAAAAATACTCCCACTTGTGGAAATATATTTTCAGAAACTAATAAAGATGGAATGTTATGTGGAATAACCGTAACTACATAAGCTCTTTACCAAATATTTTCCGAGTTTTTTTTATGCTAAATATTTTCCGAGTTTTTAAGCTAAAGTATGAATTATGCAGATTCGTTTTCCATCTTCACTGGAGAACATTTATCATGTCACAGATTTTCtatctttattattaattaacattACTCATGGAGAATTGGAGATAACTACACAGAGTTTACTTTTTAGAAGAATCAAATATTTCGATTTTCAGTGTGAAAATATTCTGTAAGGTGTGATCGACACCAAattcatatttattatttatacgTAACTGAAAATCTATGGATTAGAATTTGATGTTTAACTAAATTGTCAAGAGAAATAAACAAAATGAATATTCACGCTGAAAATACGTTTGCGGAAAGCCATGAACAAGTTAAGACCGTCATTACCTCCTCGTGACGTACTAATGTTCTAAATTCTGCCTACATCATGTTGACTCACGagatacatttattatattaatggAGACAGTATTATGTTATGGTTTGAGAACGAAATCTCCTTTTTAAAAGTTACTGCCAATGGTTTATCTTCTTAAAGTATTTGATTTTGagtgtgggggggggggggggggggggggggggggggggttggtattcgataaaaaaaatcagtccAAAATTTCACACTCGTAGTGTATAATTTCATGTGGAGCAGCATTGAAAGACATTGTCCATGTGAGTTTTCTAAAAACTGATTATTCATTGTACGATGATCATTACATTCGTTCATATAGATCAATTATTAATTGAAGTTATAGATTCACCTTTCTTCTTACACCAACAGGGaatgtttatgatttttatGAGAGAACATATTCTTAACAGAAATAAAATAGTGTTGAAACTTTGGAGGTCAAAAGAAATCtgcaaattaattaattactagTAAGATTAATAAAGATTAATACTAAGAAGGGAGAATGAGTCAAAGTCAGATTCCGTCGGCACCGTCAGGGCAATCAGACGCCATGCATGCTTAGGTTCAATGAAGCGGCGAGGACTGTGATTCGAGAAGCCGTCATTTTTCTCTTAcaattttattgttatattttacCTTTCGGCGAAATAAGATTACGATGATAAATGTCTCAAAATTTTCCTTTAATAAAAACatactatatatgtataaatctGGACTTCAgaatattgtaaatttgtaatataaataaTCAACGATCATACTAAAAACGATAAACGTGGAACTTATATTTCAGTTATGTAGAAAGTAAAAATGACGAAGATCTAGTTAGCAATATGTAGAAAGATATACTGTAATATTTTGCTAAGTTTTCAGATCTCATGTAATCGTAAGTTCGATAATCATAAAAACTGAATATCGTGACACCGAGGCACTGAATGCATGCATGTAACGAACGCTGGACAACTCATCAAATCATAAGAATCCATCGTTCCATGTTCACTATATATGTAATGAAATTTTCGAAAATCGTTTTTTTGCTTATAATTCTTACAATTACCCATAAAAGAATTGGTATATATATCGTACTTTAATACTTACTaggataagatccgcgccttgcgcggaattaagttattatttttattatattttggagaatgaaacaatagtttggcttcatttggattacgggtgttcaatccggatatcggattggtttcggttcggttcggttttttcggtatttggttagtaaaatataactactattctaaatccatatgtactttgattttagtctttcacatacttttgaaatatttcaactggacgactaaattgatcagccaatcttgttgctttaaatcattagtgttatatatatatatatatattatttagtttgaatatttattaaataaaaattcatatgcgttatattttatgatcatttgtaacttattataacaaaaaaataatttattgatcacaaaattttcagagtgggaatattcaaatttctaataatatatagacgttttgaaaaattcaaatataacatataagaaaaaatataaatgtttttattatatatttaatgtgatttttaatatctttcaataatataaaattaaaaaaaaaagaactaagataccaaaattgttatcaaatatttattattcataataattaattttcatatatacgttaatcatattaggtaatttcgtagattctaattaaggaaagtgcaaaaaaaattttggtagattatttatcaattcgatagttagtttaataaaaaatataatgtaagtcaagatggaccaacctatttttctaagaatagtatattttatatagtcatttattaaatgagaatttataatcatacagttctatgatcattcatatcattttataactgaatatttaaatcatcgataacaaaattttcaatgtgaaatctttaataagtttataatttataaatttttttgaaaattcattgaaagttttaatattaaatatttatgtaatcttatggtatatagtataatctatatatatatataaatatatatgttttattattaaatgatattttttactcatatggttttaaaataatgtgtatcttcttataatattaaataaaagttcatattaatacaattttatgatcatttgtaacttattatgacaaaaaaaaatctattgatcacaaaattttcagagtggggatcttcaaatttctaataatttatagacgttttgaaaaattcaaaatataacatataagaaaaattataaatgtttttattatatatttaatgtgatttttaaatatattttaataatataaaattaaaaaaagaactaagatacaaaaattgttatcaaatatttattattcattataattaattttcacatatacgttaatcatattaggtaatttcgtagcttttatttaaggaaagtgcaaaacattttttggtacgttatttatcaattcgatagttagtttaataaaaagtgtaatataagttaagatagaccaacctatttttctaggaatagtatattttgtatagttatttattaaataagaatttataatcatacggttctatgatcgttcatatcgttttataacaaaatatttaaatcatcgataaaaaaattttcaatctgaaatctttaataagtttataatttataaatgttcttgaaaattcattgaaaattttaatattaaaatatttatgtaatcttatggtatatagtgtttaatatatatatatatatatatatatatttattttattattaaatgatatttttactcatatggttttaaaatcatgtgtatcttcttataataaaaatgttaaaccattgatcattaatttttaacataataattttaatagttttagtcatttattatcgtttttaaaaattcaaaatataacatatacgaaaaaatctaaattttctttttatagctaatttgattgtttaatttattttaataatataaaattaaacaaaaaatgatgaaggagatatacattgttatcaaatctttattattaaactcattaattgtcatatatatattagtcatttatggtaattccgtaggttttatttaaggaaaaaaaatatcatatcatatcattatgtcatatagtttgaccaacttatatatctaacaacatataaaaatcgaatgtggacctacttatttttcaattgaatgtaattgactacctaattgagtgacacctatgcattggggtctcttttaattaatacaaaattgaggttacatcttttcaaatgttcctcaattaatatataagggatatgaaTTTACAAATAATTTGACATTCGAATTCAATAATTTCCAGTATTTTCAAATTCAATCGATGTGCATATATGTACCTGAATACAGTATAGAACTTGGGTTTTAGTGACAGTTAGTTAACTACTCACTAGTTACAGTCAAACTCAAAAGACAGAACTTAGGTTCACCTTAAGttgaacctttaaattcacctCATCTTTTATGATCAATCAAATTTCCAcatagattattaattaaaaaacattaaattaaataaaaaatagctacaaaaaataaaaacgttaaTTTTAACGACGCTAACGCTTccacctaaactctaaaccctaaatcttaaattctaaaccctataccctaaattctaaacctaaatccaaactcctaaacccaaaccctataccttaaaccctaatcatagaccctaaacctaaaaactagactataaacctaaactctataccctaaatccaaGTTCTAGACCCTgaacccaaaccgtaaaccttaaacccaaattatataccctaaacccaaaactttAACCGTAAGTCCAAacggtaaatcctaaacccaaaccgtaaatcctaaacccaaaacctataccctaaacccaaatcctagacCTAAAACCCAaagggtaaaccctaaacccaaacttaGATTTTATGGGGTTTGGGTTAAGTTTACGGTTTAGGTTTAGGATCTAAGACTTGGATTTAAggtatagggtttaggtttatagtctattttttgggtttaaggtatataatttgggtttagggtctaggattagggtttagagtttgggtttagggtataggattagggtttagagtttgagtttagggtttaggattagggtttaggatatagggtttgggtttaggggtttggattcgggtttagaatttagggtataaggtttagaatttaaaatttaggttttagggtttcgCTGGAAGCGTTAGCATCGTTAAAAttagtgtttttattttttgtagctatttattgtttaatttaatattttttaattaataatatatgtgaaaatttaaTTGATTCGTGGGGTGAATTTAAAGCACCCCTAAATTCTGTCCAACTCAAAAATAGTAAAACTTCTGGAAAACCTAACATACAGTGTTAGAGCAGGTGACTCAGTAGACTTGCATATTCGAGTTATTTTGCTccaaaagtataatttaaatgatattttcttgGCTTCTTGCGTTTTATAAGTATTCAAGATTCTCGGTTATGTTTTGATTACCTTCTTAACTGGTGTTATATGGtcgaaatattatttaattaaattataaaagagAGGAAAACTAGCTAGTCAAATAATGTCTCGCGATCATATTCAGATCAATAATGATGGAATTGGAATTAACTGGCATGTAGTACCATCTAGGCATGTGGAGGAAATTTCTCGGAAAGAACACTACATTTGCTCTTGAATGTGACTCCTTGCTCATAtatgcttattatatattttacttataagACTTACGTAACTGTTCTTTTACGTCCTCTCATAAGTACTAATCATTGTAAGGACATCTCCATCcctactctattttttcctctaaaatggagtaaaaatgAATATAGAGTAAAGAATGTTCCAACCCAAtttcatatctcactccataatgaaatttactccataaatggagtaatctattttttgtttgttcattacTCCATTATGGAATAGAAAATGAAGTAGagttggagcaattttactccattttcacttttactctgttttaaaggaaaaaatggagttttacattggagatgctctaagactATCGATTCGAAGAGTCTGAGTCAACCGTTTGAGTGATCCGTAAGTGAGGCTAGCTAATAGTCATTTTCATAAGTTGGTACACCAGTTTATGGCATATTATACCACTTGAGGGAATATATTCACCTTTCTGCTCTCATATATGTATCAATGATATCAATTgctaattaaatttaaacaatattgCAAACAGAAAGATGTTGCGACTTATTTTAGATTTCAATAAGAGATTATGAGAGCGGTGAGCTTTTTCTTATAATGGGCCGGAGATATTTCATGGGAGCTGAGGTCCTAGTGTCCTACCCCCAACAGAAATGTGTAATAGCATTTGGAAAAACCGAAAAAGAAATATCAGGAGTCAGAAGATGGATACTTATTGAGCAAGAATGATCCATAAGCCTAGAGGCCCAATAGTCTTGGTACGAGTCTATTCCTTCGAATCCTCTGAAAAATCGGTGCATGGAAGAAGATTCCGACAGATGCACACACAAAAGTTGtacaaaaggaaagaaacaTTCTGACAACTTCATAGTCACGAGATTATTAACaatgagaaaaataagaaaCTCTGAGACTGGAAACGGAGCAGCATCGCCGAATCAGTGTGGTGAATCGCCGTTGTTAAATATTGCAATGCAAATTCCAAACTACTtcgttttggttttgtttaatCTATGGACGTTTATCTATTTTCTCTAGTTTAGTCTAGCTGAATTTGCTTTTGGAatgagaaaaacaaaaacaaaaactcactAAACAATAAAACCTAGtttcattttatttgattatcaATTTAGCATCCAACCGTAGTAAATCATTTGGAACATACTAGTCGTAACACTATGAGTTCTCCGTCTGAGTTGATCGAAAGACATAAAGTGGTCGTGTGATCGGTGATTGTGATTTTGTCATTTGGCGAAAGTACAACACTTGATAATTTGGAAACATGTTTTCTTTACTCAAACTAATATCGAAACATTTATCAACGGGCCACATCAAGTAAGAAAAATAATAGAGCAAGAGGGAGAGACTGTTTAAGCTTGGCTTTTCGGGCACAGAAAAGACATGAGAGTATCAAGTGACAATGACTTTAGGTTTGAATATCAAAACCTTATCTACTCCCCAACACatctatatatcaaaatttcatAACTTCCATCAATGTGAGACAATAGAACAATGAAGAAAAACACTAGTCAAATAGTATAAAACTGAATTCATACATACATATAGAAAATATGAAATAGAATAATGAAAACTGAAAACCTCAGTGTGAGAAATTCTATTATTCTTATTATAACTATGtcacataatatattttatgcGTGTAAATTCGATATGTGATAAGATATGGCACTGTACGCACGTCCCGAATCTGAAGAAAGAGATAGGAGAAGACTGAAGGAGAGTTTTTGGGCTTATCCACCAGCAAGAAGATGATAAGTGACATCCCAACACTTGTCCACCTGTTCTTGCTCTGTCCCTTTTATCATGTACATGCGattccataaaattataattatttttgtagaaATCAATCAATTTGTACGACCTGTTCCAATATGATtctcttaataaaatataatactctctctgttcctaaataatctatgttttagaattttcacacttattaagaaaactcttaaaattttgataataaatatataattttctgtGTTTAGCTATTTTCTATGatttttaaccaatcaaaattcagtaaacacaattaatgtttttgaagtttacaatttgttattattacatatattgaaaatgtaaaatattgatcttttagaaacaaaatatttttctaaaacatagatCATTTAGGAACTGAGGGAGTATCTATTTAGAGATCTTACCTAAAATCATTGacgtaaaaataaaaatcttaccTAAATTATACAAATACGGAAAGTTTCTGTCTTTGCATTTAATGTAGACGTTGAACTGTGTGGGCAATTCTGGATATCTACCAAGTGtattaaaacaatgtataaactatACATTTATAGAGAGGTAGGTATTGACTATCTTAGTAATCCACTACATTTTAAATGAATGAAAGAGTTGAAACTATCATCTGagttacaagaaaaaaaaagagagttgaaactatcaaattgaagatgaataaaaaatacttGACATTGTATCAACTAGAGCAAACATTGTAAGAAGATTGACTTGGATGGTTTCATTTTGTAAAGCTAATATGTAATCTGGTTTTCTATCTTTGATGTTATTTTGGTATATATGATTGTATAGAGCATCATCGGATATCTAACATTTTTACATCAACAAGTTTTTAACGCAGGTTAAATGTATGCTAAACACTTATTATCTTATCTAAATCAGCATATACGTATATTGTCGTGCGGTCTAGAATGAACTAACCTAGTTTTAGTAGAGCCAAGCCTGTGAAAAGTAATACAGAAGAAGTTGTGTTCCTTTGAAACTGAAATTCGGTTTTCATATACAATCACATGTTTAAGTTATATTCggttttgttacaaaaaaaaaaaaaaattatattcggTTTTAAAATTCGGTTATGATATAGAAACACATGTTTAATGTCCAATACTACAAACAAAAagatacatatattttcaatatgTTTAAAGTTAATTCGACTTGAATTGAATTACTTTTGCTTCTGCATAGGCTATGTCATCACTGGCTATGTACTTAGATACGAACTTTATACTTTTCTTGGTTTATGATGGTACCGAATAAAATGGAATCAAAGTAAAAGATACTCGAATATGCAATGGAGCCTACTAATTAATAAAAAGATCCATTTATACACCTTTTAGTGGACACACAAACTTATATTCTCTAAAATCTAAATAAGTGAACGTTAGAGATACATGGTTTGTATCGTAACTCTTAGGACCATAacaatttattttcttgttttgtctATATCATGTCAGGCCAGCTAAGACGTTACAGCAAAACTTTGGCCTCATTGATATACAGAAACCCTCTTATCAATCAACCACTCAAATATATGGTGATCTTCAATTATTTATCTAATATATTTTCTGTTGAATTTTGCGGTGAAGGTGAAAACAATGCTCGACTTTCATATTTTCACAGTAATTTTTCATCTTATTTTGAAGACATGGTATTCAATTATATATGTGGTTCCATGTGTTACTTCTGTTTGTTCATGTCCCTAGAACACATAAAAAGATAAGATCTAGAAATGGCTAGGAGTTATTTTATCATTCAAAATGAACAAAAAGAATAGTAATATCATTCAAGAATGACAGAACTTTATTTAAACAAAACTGAATTCCACTCGCATAACAAAACAAATAGGACCAACGAAATTATTTACATTGAACAAAAACTCAATGAATTCAACCAACGTCACCACCATGAGGGGTGTTAATAGCAACTCAGAAAGTACAGGGGAAAATATGCAAAAACATCCACATTGGGAGGAGTAAATTAGATAACAGTTCAATTCTTCTCTGCTTCTTTCTTCATCTGCTGCTCTGTTTCTTTCAATAATACAAGACGAGACGACGATCACAGGAGGAACAAGAGTACTTGCGTTTGACCTTGAAACATAGTGGTAAGAAACAGAACAACCACTTGGTctcgacatctaccgccgacaCTTTTCCGCCGCAGTATGGACACACACCCGGTGCTTGTTGCCGACCAAGCTCTGTCTTCTCCTCGTGATACACAAGCTCCAAACACATTTttgcttcttttctttttaactcGGAGATCCCTTTTTGTGTCTATATATTGCTTCTGGACTTGGTCCCTGCTTCTGGAAGTGTGAAGAACAcgaaatgaaaaattattaccACAAAGGGGAGAATATTATAAAGTGTGAAgatgttttcttttgttcacAAGGACTTTGCTGTAGGGTTTAGTAGTGTACAATGATAATCAATTTATAGAGGATGGAAGGAGGATTACGTGGTATAGTCACCAActgtatatatgtattaataatttttatatatatatttataatgaatgtataaaataaatcatattcTACAAAAAAATCTTGAGTCTTGGAAATCAATTTTTAATTGACAGCTGCTTTCACGAAATATAAGCCATGTATTTTCCTAACAAAAATACAGATTTTTAAGAGATGGGAACAAAAACTTAAGTCGACGAAAGAAACAAGTTTAATTTCATCTCAGGTTTCAAAAATAAGTAAACCAGATTCAACATGAATCCGGAGAACTCACCTCTATGTGTTGCCGTGTTGGAACAACTTATGCAATTCGTTAGCATATTAATCATGCATTGCAAACAGAAAGTTTTTAGTCCAGAGAGTTGTAAACAAGCACAAGCCAAACACAACATAGTGCATATATGTAACATGATAAAGTTAGTAATTAGCGTTGATTGTAGCTGAAAGACCAGATCCGTGTGTCCTGCCTAGCTATTCTTCTTCAGTTCTATCTGCTGCAACTTTAAGACCCATGTGTCCTGGTTTCCCCTTCCATGGTATGGTTTTCCTTATTATCGCTTCTTCGTGATCAGTGATCCACACGCTCATCTTGAGGATTCACCATATTATACTTGTAGGAGATAGCATTTTTGGCCTTCAGTCTTTTCATGGGCGTCTGCCGTGACTTCTTTTATTGGGAGATCGATGATAACCTATTAAAACTAtggaaacacacaaaaaataagaaaatatttagaagTTCAGAGACGAAACTGTAAAAGtagaaaataatagaaaattaaCATTTAGCTATAATATATTACCTCAAATTAGTTTAGTAAATTATGTTCGATCATTTACACAACAATAACCACGATCtaactttttaaattaatttaaaataatattattaaaagataagtgttaatttaatatttttattgtttctaGATTCGTTTTGATCCACTTTAATCTTTGTGTGTTTACATAACCTTGATAAAACGATTTTCCAATATCTTTAGTTACTGCAACCACCTTCTAGATGATCTCCAAGCAGGGTGGGGGAGCAGTCAACACCTGCAAAAGAAAAGGttcgttttcttctttttggcaGAGAATAGTTGCAATCTCAGAGACCTATTATCAATATTGCTTTTGATTAGAAAGCAATTTAGGCGAAGAGAAAACAATGTAACCAAAGTTCTAATAGAAGAAGATCatctcaaaaaagaaaagaataagggTAATCAGTTGCACTAATGCAAATACATCACACAATCAATCGATGTGTACGATTTTATTAGAAGAACATTACTTATAATATGGAAATTCTGATCAAATCGATACTAAAAGACAATGGAATGAAAAAGGTAACGCtattaaaaagaagaaacaaagaatTAAAAAACACATACTATCATGGAGCGAGGCAACTTATGTTTCCACTTTACTTcttattaaaaacaatataaataattaaataacatcattttttgttagcaaaataaataaataaataacatcagaataaaataatatagagaaatttcttatgatagttttttttaagtttttgttacaaaagtagtatttaatgaagaaaatgactaaaataggttttattaaaggaatgtatttttaacatagagttaactaatttaaacttaaggtttaaaattttaaaaaataaaaataaaaaattcaaaataaaagctattttgtgacaaaaacttaaaagaatgttatttgagagaattgccctaagatatatatatattctttcgCAAGGCTCCTGGATCTTCGCCACGAAGTATATATTCTTTTGACAAAACGTTGAAATCAAACCGGGTCTTGACTGAATCTAGAAAACATTCTACACATCTGCTTGAGGTTTCACTGTCCGGTTtagctgcttcttcttctttttcttcggCATCAACTCTTAAGTTTAGGTCAATAGCACTCAGCTGTCTTGAGAACTAATGTTGCTTATGTTGGAAGACACATTGTTCTTTTCCTCCTCTTCTTGGATTCTCGGTTTCTTAATCTTAATCATCGTCGGTGCAGCGTCAGATTCCGGTTTACTCTTGAGGCTAACCAGACTAGAACTCGGTTTGTAATAACACTTCAACAGAATTGGTATGACAAAATGTTCTTTCTCTACACATTCATCATCTTCTATCGTCAGGAGGAAGATCATTTGGCTCTTCAACATGTTATCGACCAGACTCTATAAGATAGAGAGCTGCGCGGCATACCAGATATGAGACCCATAGCTCAGCTGTTGACCTACTAGACTGGCTGATAGAGGGAAAATGCAAATGTCAAGCAAACcagaaaattatcatttttacaCTATTTCGTTAACACATTAGACATGCAAACTTGTAAATTGGGAATATTCAAACGGGCTAAACTCATAGTGCATTTCAATCTGGGCCAAACTCTAAATGCTTACATACAGTGCCTCCTATGGCCCAATATATTTCTTGTGGATTTGGAGATAAAAagtcttaatttttatttaatttacttCTCACTTTTTCtgcatattttttatttggtttaatgGCTGAATTTAGGTCGTCAAAGTTTGTTTAACCGAAATCTCTACGCACAGAGAAGATATCATAATATTAGCTTGAACCGAAGATCTTGACCAAAAAATAGATTGAACGGaaaaagtttggatttctcGGTTTTTGATACCATATATTAGGTCTGGGCGTTCAGGTACCCGTTGGCGTTCGGGATGGATTTTTCAGATttcgttttttttataataccTCCTAGGTCCTATTCTAGTAAATTTGCAAGTACGGACCGGGTTCGGATATAACACATCGGGTTCGGGTTGGTTTTGTATCATATCATAGAACCCATAAAGTAACCATATATCATTCGGATTCGGGTTATATCGGATCGGTTTGGATATACccgaaataaaatctaaaatttaaaagcaaaacataagaaatatatatttatttatatataattaagtatttaaagtagttatttaaattttaaatacttattgttagataccatatcaaaataaatatgaaactgaatatttgaaatatatattcatgtttCATATAATTACATTGTATATTAGTTTAGACATTCGGACCGGTTTCTTCAGATAtcttttcgatttttttggtttttcgggtTATCCCTTCGGGTTTGGTTAATAACACTTTGGGTTCGGATATGTTTTGTACCACCTTAGAAGATCCATACGTGTATGTTATACATTTTGGACCGAATACAGATCAGGTTTTTTGGTTCGGATTTTGGATTATAGATTTTATGCCCATGCCtaccatatatattaatttaaaaatatttttagacatAAGTTGCAATTATTTATTTGTCAACATTAGCTGCAATTGTAATAAACATTACATAATTTTATGGCTAATTTTAGCTCCACGTCGATGCTTTATATTCTAGAAGTCTCGTCATCTCATTTATGAGAATCGAAATAAGTTAGAAGTGGAAGTGTCcactttacaaaataaaatattattagaatCCGACAATGCTGGAAGTGATTAGTTGTCACTTACACCTAATATCATTGATTTATGAAAGttcataaataataactaagatacta of the Brassica rapa cultivar Chiifu-401-42 chromosome A03, CAAS_Brap_v3.01, whole genome shotgun sequence genome contains:
- the LOC103861917 gene encoding uncharacterized protein LOC103861917; this encodes MCLELVYHEEKTELGRQQAPGVCPYCGGKVSAVDVETKWLFCFLPLCFKVKRKYSCSSCDRRLVLYY